The following are encoded in a window of Nocardia sp. BMG111209 genomic DNA:
- a CDS encoding YbaB/EbfC family nucleoid-associated protein — protein sequence MIGEQWAQLEAAAQARLGRMRQLSDDLAAIRIRHTAAGGGVTVTVDGAANLLDLELSEYISQMSPTEFARTVIDTAAAAAQLALARRGALIEEFNGQMNS from the coding sequence GTGAGCAGTGGGCACAATTGGAGGCCGCGGCGCAGGCGCGGCTGGGACGCATGCGGCAACTCTCCGACGATCTCGCGGCTATCCGGATCCGGCACACGGCCGCCGGCGGCGGCGTGACGGTCACTGTGGACGGCGCCGCCAATTTACTGGATCTCGAACTGTCGGAATACATTTCACAAATGTCACCGACGGAGTTCGCCCGGACTGTGATCGATACCGCCGCCGCGGCAGCACAACTGGCGCTGGCCAGGCGCGGAGCACTGATCGAGGAATTCAACGGTCAGATGAACTCTTGA
- a CDS encoding type VII secretion target — protein MVDILKVDPQVFRQYGDIAQGSAATVAVAGAVDQASSIAAAVPVFGLIGQEFLASFALAQNNHLTAVTQLATVMAGTAQASHGAATAYERAEAHSSEGFAAL, from the coding sequence GTGGTGGACATCCTGAAGGTGGACCCCCAGGTATTCCGGCAGTACGGCGATATCGCACAGGGCAGCGCGGCCACCGTGGCCGTTGCGGGCGCCGTCGATCAGGCGAGCAGCATCGCGGCGGCGGTGCCGGTGTTCGGGCTGATCGGGCAGGAGTTCCTCGCCAGTTTCGCCCTCGCCCAGAACAATCACCTCACCGCGGTGACCCAACTGGCGACCGTGATGGCCGGCACCGCCCAGGCCTCGCACGGGGCCGCCACCGCCTACGAGCGCGCCGAGGCGCACAGCTCGGAAGGTTTCGCGGCACTGTGA
- a CDS encoding PE domain-containing protein, which produces MSKIAFDHELARQAAGRLDALADELEAGLTHAGHSLSPAAAAVDPVSDRTGDTLDTVGSSFRDSYLSGVRELRKIAANMRAHSDSFGDTDSDAVDTFRGLS; this is translated from the coding sequence ATGAGCAAGATCGCCTTCGACCACGAGTTGGCCCGGCAGGCCGCCGGACGTTTGGACGCCCTCGCCGACGAGCTGGAGGCCGGGCTGACCCACGCCGGCCACTCGCTGAGCCCCGCGGCGGCCGCCGTCGACCCGGTGTCGGACCGGACCGGCGACACCCTCGACACGGTCGGCAGCTCGTTCCGCGACTCCTACCTCAGCGGCGTGCGGGAGCTGCGCAAGATCGCCGCCAACATGCGGGCCCATTCGGACTCGTTCGGCGACACCGATTCCGACGCGGTCGACACGTTCCGCGGTTTGTCGTGA
- a CDS encoding PPE domain-containing protein, producing the protein MVEPPQTGFTGTVWDAVPPEQLARELTTGPGGIPTVEAGLAYAALAIGLGEAATEYRAILAVMGDAWGSSSSEDGLNQLAALSDWMDKITSAAQSNAAIAARQAAAYEVARNTLPHIVEITEAVRAAEDLVRGSLLGAPLAGLLDAAEEQLDAVRQQAVRVMQAYEEASEHLARPWQQEVAPEVSDGAAFLAEQPGGGGGGGDGPAAGNPAPTDGVAGPEQLQRAPTLSDLPHIDLSALQAPAPVPTVPVGSEALMMHPLAAPGAAGTTPAAATPQVAVQAQPMTAAPPVMAPATAVAPPADTSVLRADSADADDPGETIVVNAGFATAPAVLGGTANQVTGAGGTIGEGA; encoded by the coding sequence ATGGTGGAACCACCCCAGACCGGCTTCACCGGCACGGTGTGGGATGCCGTCCCGCCCGAGCAGCTGGCTCGCGAATTGACCACGGGGCCGGGCGGAATCCCCACGGTCGAGGCCGGACTCGCGTACGCGGCGCTGGCGATCGGGCTGGGTGAGGCGGCCACCGAGTATCGCGCGATCCTCGCGGTGATGGGTGACGCCTGGGGTTCCTCCTCCAGTGAGGACGGGCTGAACCAGCTTGCGGCCCTGTCGGATTGGATGGACAAGATCACCTCCGCCGCCCAGTCCAACGCCGCGATCGCGGCCCGGCAGGCGGCCGCGTACGAGGTGGCGCGAAATACCCTGCCGCACATCGTGGAGATCACCGAGGCCGTCCGCGCGGCCGAGGATCTGGTGCGCGGCAGTCTGCTCGGCGCACCCTTGGCCGGATTGCTGGACGCCGCCGAGGAACAACTCGACGCCGTCCGGCAGCAGGCGGTCCGCGTGATGCAGGCGTACGAGGAGGCCAGTGAACATCTGGCCCGGCCCTGGCAGCAGGAAGTGGCGCCGGAGGTGTCCGACGGCGCCGCCTTCCTCGCCGAACAACCCGGCGGCGGCGGTGGCGGCGGCGACGGCCCCGCGGCCGGCAACCCGGCCCCGACCGACGGCGTGGCCGGGCCGGAACAACTCCAGCGCGCACCCACACTGTCCGATCTGCCGCACATCGACCTGTCCGCGCTGCAGGCCCCGGCCCCGGTCCCGACCGTGCCGGTCGGCAGCGAGGCGCTGATGATGCACCCGCTGGCGGCGCCGGGCGCGGCGGGCACCACACCCGCCGCCGCCACGCCGCAGGTGGCGGTGCAGGCACAGCCGATGACCGCGGCGCCGCCGGTCATGGCTCCCGCCACCGCCGTCGCCCCGCCCGCGGACACCTCGGTGCTGCGGGCCGACTCCGCCGACGCCGACGACCCCGGCGAGACCATCGTCGTCAATGCCGGATTCGCCACCGCCCCGGCGGTTCTCGGCGGCACCGCGAATCAGGTCACGGGCGCCGGCGGGACCATCGGCGAGGGGGCCTGA
- a CDS encoding ESX secretion-associated protein EspG: MATLSTDGMLAVAAALGVQTFPTVLGVRSTHTSHADFAAARAAAVTDLSGRGILDRDGEVRDDELSAALFALARPERQLVARIKRADNLIRFCLARRGLDHAVAVRTGDDLEVRTVWAGDDPATLARPLLAVLGTAAAANVPAFSAPTEELRQRLDDPAVDITAAAYGLGMPEPDAVTLGLALRERHSTAELVCYSHRDGLAVRSPAAAAVYDTAAGRIIGGGSVTADGRSWTTLAPGSDGRLAQVIASLVESLPEGRWMP, translated from the coding sequence ATGGCGACCCTCAGCACCGACGGCATGCTGGCCGTCGCCGCCGCGCTCGGTGTCCAGACCTTCCCGACCGTGCTGGGCGTGCGTTCCACGCACACGTCGCACGCGGATTTCGCGGCCGCCCGGGCCGCCGCCGTGACCGACCTGTCCGGCCGGGGCATCCTCGACCGCGACGGCGAGGTCCGCGACGACGAGCTGTCCGCCGCCCTGTTCGCGCTGGCCCGGCCGGAACGGCAGCTGGTCGCGCGAATCAAGCGCGCGGACAACCTGATCCGGTTCTGCCTCGCCCGGCGCGGACTCGACCACGCGGTGGCCGTCCGCACCGGCGACGATCTGGAGGTCCGGACCGTCTGGGCCGGCGACGATCCGGCCACGCTGGCCCGGCCACTGCTGGCCGTCCTCGGAACCGCTGCGGCCGCGAATGTTCCCGCGTTCAGCGCGCCGACCGAGGAACTGCGGCAACGGCTCGATGATCCCGCTGTGGACATCACCGCCGCCGCCTACGGCCTGGGTATGCCGGAACCCGATGCGGTCACCCTGGGTCTGGCGCTGCGCGAACGACATTCGACCGCCGAACTCGTCTGCTACAGCCACCGCGACGGCCTGGCCGTCCGCTCCCCGGCCGCGGCCGCCGTGTACGACACCGCCGCCGGGCGCATCATCGGCGGCGGCAGCGTCACCGCCGACGGCCGCTCCTGGACCACGCTCGCCCCCGGCTCCGACGGTCGACTCGCGCAGGTGATCGCCTCGCTCGTCGAATCGTTGCCGGAAGGCAGGTGGATGCCCTAG
- a CDS encoding WXG100 family type VII secretion target, with translation MADSSSIQYDVSANNAQTEMGNAVDALRAKISKITQAVDDAKRGWQGTAFQACAKAADNWDAEATKLNGILDEITQEVGHGNKSYTGLEGDNTQTFSKLEGEAGSAATAYTSLHG, from the coding sequence ATGGCTGATTCGAGTTCGATCCAATATGACGTAAGCGCGAACAACGCGCAGACCGAGATGGGTAACGCCGTCGACGCCCTGCGCGCGAAGATCTCGAAGATCACCCAGGCCGTGGACGACGCCAAGCGGGGCTGGCAGGGCACCGCCTTCCAGGCCTGCGCCAAGGCCGCCGACAACTGGGACGCCGAGGCCACCAAGCTGAACGGCATCCTGGACGAGATCACCCAGGAAGTCGGCCACGGTAACAAGAGCTACACCGGTCTGGAAGGCGACAACACCCAGACCTTCAGCAAGCTGGAGGGTGAAGCCGGCTCGGCTGCCACCGCCTACACCTCCTTGCACGGCTGA
- the eccE gene encoding type VII secretion protein EccE: MVDQLTSGDRSVFHRLPLSVLLPAAAAGTTVGTIMIAAHVMLPAAIGTGVAVLLLGTVRFRGRNIWRIVGMRCALRWRKMRGNGRTATSEPFDVPVPEVAGAVYGMRWDGGALVTVLQVEPAGVAATLLAPTEIRTPDEVPLAEVAQCLSQFDIRLAAVDVIALGVRSRGTHDAIRMYERMLGPLPATATRTVWLALRFDPLDNAEAIGNRGGGTEGTVRTALVATRRVANRLARHGVHSRVLTAAEITAADAAALYGGAPEQWREEWDSLRGIDIEMTGYAVRPDRLDSEVLAGIWAVPGLSTMMRLRLAPVAAHPGSRQPDKRFAITALVRHDTLGADSGAARKALTALGLRPLTGVQRQVVLQGEQHPDAAYGPAETLRKLAVPAGGCGQVIGATADGFGVAVPVFGPKVRRVEVVGSLRLAQQTTLRATAIGARVIVHSTRPEDWEHMVGLIGVPEALSVSSPGGGAQHTAAATLIVYDGVASTGQVSEATVMYVREPGELTAASLGADVILVESPDDPDEVHVRTASGEWTVRVVSIPDELRYIDGGDPAARPMQSA, from the coding sequence ATGGTTGACCAGTTGACATCCGGTGATCGCAGTGTTTTTCATCGGCTGCCGCTGTCCGTGCTGCTGCCCGCCGCCGCGGCCGGAACTACGGTGGGCACCATCATGATTGCCGCGCACGTCATGCTGCCGGCGGCGATCGGAACCGGTGTCGCTGTGCTGCTGCTGGGAACGGTTCGTTTCCGCGGGAGAAATATCTGGCGAATTGTGGGAATGCGCTGCGCACTGCGGTGGCGTAAAATGCGCGGTAATGGTAGGACGGCTACTTCCGAGCCATTCGATGTTCCGGTTCCCGAGGTCGCCGGTGCGGTTTACGGAATGCGCTGGGACGGCGGCGCGCTGGTCACCGTGCTGCAGGTGGAGCCGGCCGGGGTGGCGGCGACGTTGCTGGCGCCCACCGAGATCCGCACCCCCGACGAGGTGCCGCTCGCCGAGGTGGCACAGTGCTTGTCCCAGTTCGACATTCGCCTCGCCGCCGTGGACGTGATCGCGCTGGGGGTTCGCTCGCGCGGCACCCACGACGCGATCCGGATGTACGAGCGGATGCTCGGGCCGCTGCCCGCCACCGCCACCCGGACCGTCTGGCTGGCACTGCGTTTCGACCCGCTGGACAACGCGGAGGCGATCGGCAACCGCGGCGGCGGGACCGAGGGCACCGTTCGTACCGCGCTGGTCGCCACCCGTCGCGTCGCGAACCGGCTGGCCCGGCACGGCGTTCATTCCCGCGTGCTGACCGCGGCGGAGATCACCGCCGCGGATGCCGCCGCGCTCTACGGCGGCGCCCCCGAGCAGTGGCGCGAGGAATGGGATTCGCTGCGCGGCATCGACATCGAGATGACCGGCTACGCCGTCCGGCCGGATCGGCTCGATTCCGAAGTGCTGGCCGGTATCTGGGCCGTCCCCGGATTGTCGACCATGATGCGGCTGCGGTTGGCCCCGGTCGCCGCGCACCCCGGTTCGCGGCAGCCGGACAAGCGGTTCGCGATCACCGCGCTGGTGCGTCACGACACGCTCGGCGCCGATTCCGGTGCGGCCCGCAAGGCGCTGACCGCCCTGGGCCTGCGCCCGCTCACCGGTGTGCAGCGACAGGTCGTGCTCCAGGGCGAGCAGCACCCCGACGCGGCGTACGGTCCCGCCGAGACGCTGCGGAAGCTGGCCGTGCCCGCGGGCGGCTGTGGTCAGGTGATCGGTGCCACCGCCGACGGTTTCGGTGTCGCGGTACCGGTGTTCGGGCCTAAGGTGCGCCGCGTGGAGGTCGTCGGCAGTCTGCGGCTGGCACAGCAGACGACGTTGCGGGCCACCGCGATCGGCGCCCGGGTGATCGTGCACAGCACCCGGCCCGAGGACTGGGAGCACATGGTCGGATTGATCGGGGTGCCCGAGGCACTGTCGGTGTCGTCACCCGGCGGCGGCGCCCAGCACACCGCGGCGGCGACCCTCATCGTCTACGACGGGGTCGCCTCGACCGGTCAGGTCTCCGAGGCGACCGTGATGTACGTGCGCGAGCCGGGTGAGCTGACGGCGGCGAGCCTCGGCGCGGACGTGATCCTCGTCGAGTCGCCCGACGATCCGGACGAGGTGCACGTCCGAACCGCTTCCGGGGAGTGGACCGTCCGGGTGGTGTCCATCCCGGACGAGCTGCGGTACATCGACGGTGGCGATCCGGCCGCCCGGCCGATGCAGTCCGCCTGA